The following proteins come from a genomic window of Rutidosis leptorrhynchoides isolate AG116_Rl617_1_P2 chromosome 10, CSIRO_AGI_Rlap_v1, whole genome shotgun sequence:
- the LOC139873289 gene encoding protein trichome birefringence-like 42 — MSVWNVCFLFVYVLTMGGDHGVDADENKCDLFRGRWVWDESGSYPMYKGSECPFINPGLNCQRNGRPDTMYLNFTWQPHGCSLSRFDAENFLRRNKGKKIMFVGDSLSSNQFQSLACLLYYPARRYSRSITRQGSSFIYFYDHGVTIIYMKNGFLVDLVMEKQGRVLKLDSISRGIRWQEADILIFNSYHWWIHDGAFKSWDYYRVGENLYKEMPVMDAYRIALTTWAKWADSNINPKKTRFFFQGVSAFHYEGRDWGAPNTGNCNGETEPILGFMYPGKKYEAEQVIKDVISKMENPAYLLDITLLTQLRKDGHPSKYAGGMMDCSHWCLAGVPDTWNQILYTILLKD, encoded by the exons ATGAGTGTGTGGAATGTGTGTTTTCTTTTTGTTTATGTATTAACAATGGGGGGTGATCATGGTGTTGATGCAGACGAAAATAAGTGTGACTTATTCAGAGGAAGGTGGGTGTGGGACGAATCAGGTTCATACCCAATGTATAAGGGCTCAGAGTGCCCGTTTATAAACCCGGGCTTAAACTGCCAGAGAAATGGTAGACCTGATACCATGTATCTCAACTTCACTTGGCAGCCTCATGGTTGCTCGCTTTCAAG GTTCGATGCTGAGAACTTCCTACGAAGAAACAAGGGGAAGAAGATAATGTTCGTAGGGGACTCATTAAGTTCAAATCAGTTCCAATCATTAGCATGCTTGCTTTACTATCCCGCTCGACGCTACAGCAGAAGCATAACTCGTCAAGGGTCATCATTCATTTATTTTTAC GACCATGGAGTTACGATAATATATATGAAAAACGGGTTCCTAGTAGACCTGGTGATGGAAAAACAGGGACGGGTGTTGAAACTGGACTCGATCAGTAGAGGGATCAGATGGCAAGAAGCGGATATTTTGATCTTTAATAGCTATCATTGGTGGATTCATGATGGAGCGTTTAAGTC ATGGGATTACTACCGCGTCGGTGAGAACTTATACAAAGAAATGCCAGTTATGGATGCTTACAGGATCGCATTAACTACATGGGCAAAATGGGCCGACTCGAACATCAATCCTAAAAAGACCCGATTCTTTTTTCAAGGCGTTTCCGCATTTCATTACGA AGGCAGAGATTGGGGAGCACCGAATACTGGGAACTGCAACGGGGAAACTGAACCCATATTAGGATTCATGTATCCTGGTAAAAAATATGAAGCAGAACAAGTGATTAAAGATGTAATTTCAAAAATGGAAAATCCAGCTTATTTGTTAGATATAACATTACTTACACAATTAAGAAAAGATGGGCATCCATCAAAGTATGCTGGTGGAATGATGGATTGCAGTCATTGGTGTCTTGCTGGTGTTCCCGATACATGGAATCAAATTTTGTACACAATTTTACTCAAGGATTAG